One Streptomyces dangxiongensis genomic window, GCGCTCCCCCGGGCGCCGCTTCCGGGCACCGGCGCCGCCCCGACGCCGGTGCCGACCGGCACATGGGCCCCGCGGCCTCTCCGTCCCGCGGGGCCCTTCGTCATGCCCGGCACCGGGACGGGGCGCATACGTGACTCAGGTCACAGGGGAACAACACGGCCCCGGAGCAACCCTTCGCGCTTCTCGCTGATCAAACCTGCCGGATCAACAAACGGTGAGAGGGACCTGCCTCCGGAGGGGGAGGCAGGTCCCTCTCACCGTTCGTCCGCGGCTCAGCCGCGCGATCCGTCCGCGCCGTTCCGGTCACTTCTTCGGCGGCACCGCCGGTATCCCAAGGAACGGCAGCCGCAGCGCGCCGAACGCGTCCGCGGGGACCACCGGGGTCTGCGGTTCCACCGGCTTCAGCCGCTCGTACGCCGCTCCCCGCGCCGGACGCGGATCCTGCTCGCCCTTGTTCGGCCAGAACGACATGGCCCGTTCGGCCTGCGCCGTGATCGTCAGCGAGGGGTTCACGCCCAGGTTCGCCGAGACCGCGGCGCCGTCCACCACCGAGATGCCGGGGTGGCCGTAGAGGCGGTGGTACGGGTCTATCACTCCCGTCTCCGCGGAGTCGCCGATGGGGCAGCCGCCGAGGAAGTGCGCGGTGAGCGGGGTGCCCATCAGCTCGCCGACGTTGCTGCCGGCGAAGCCGTTGATCTCGGCGGCGAGCGCGGAGGCGGCCTGGGTCGCGGCCCTGATCTGCTTGGGGTTGGGCGAGCCGTGCCCCTGCCCGGGCGGTGAGCAGCCCCTTGCCGACGCCGCCGGGCTTCAGGAACGTGGTCAGCGAGTTGTCCAGCGACTGCATGACGAGGCCGATGATGGTCCGCTCCGACCAGCGCCGGTTGGACAGGGAGCGGGCGACCAGCATCGGGTGCCGGGCCGCGTTCGCCAGCCAGGCCAGCATGCGCGAGGAGCCCTCCGCGTACGGCACCTGGAGGATCGACAGGCTGCCCATGGAGTTGGAGCCCTTGCCGTAGCGGACCGGTTCGATGTGGGTGCTGGCGTCCGGGTGGATCGAGGAGGTGATGGCGACGCCCCGGGTGAAGTCGGCCCGTGGCGCGCCGGTGGCCCGGTGGTAGCGGCGGTTGTCGGTCTGCGCGCCGACCAGCGCCTCGGAGTTGGTGCGGGTGAGGTCGCCGAGCCGGGGGGACAGGTAGGGCAACTGGCCGCCGGCCTTCATGCGGTGCAGCAGGGTCTGGGTGCCGTAGGTGCCGGCCGCGAGGACGACCCTGCGGGCGGTGAAGGTCCGGCCCTGCCCCCTCTTCTTCCGGTCCGTCGGCAGGGTCGTGACCGCGTAGCCGCCCCGCGAGTCGTCCGTGACGGACACGACGGTCGTCATGGGGTGGACGACCGCGCCCGCCTTCTCGGCGAGGTACAGGTAGTTCTCGTTGAGGGTGTTCTTCGCGCCGTGCCGGCAGCCGGTCATGCACTCGCCGCACTCGATGCAGGCCTTCCGGCCGGGGCCGGCGCCGCCGAAGTACGGGTCGTTCACCTCCGCCCCGGGCCGGGCCTTCGTCTTCCCGTCGGCGTCCTTGCCGTCGCCGAAGAACACGCCGACCGGCGCGAGGTGGAAGGTGTCGGCGACGCCCATCCGCCCGGCCGCCGCCTTCAGGTGCACGTCGGAGGGGGTCATGGTGGGGTTGATCCGGACGCCGAGCATGCGCTGGGCCTGGTCGTAGTACGGCTTCAGCTCTTCCTGCCAGTCGGTGATGTCCCGCCACTGGGGGTCGTCGAAGAAAGGCTTCGGCGGTACGTAGAGGGTGTTGGCGTAGTTGAGCGAGCCGCCACCGACGCCCGCGCCGGCCAGCACCATCACGTCGCCCAGGAGATGGATGCGCTGGATGCCGTAGCAGCCGAGCCGGGGGGCCCACAGGTAGTTCTTCAGGTCCCAGGAGTTGCGCGGGAGGTCCTCGCGGGTGAAGCGGCGGCCGGCCTCCAGGACGCCCACCCGGTATCCCTTCTCGGTGAGGCGCAGGGCGGACACCGAGCCGCCGAAGCCTGAGCCGACGATGAGGACGTCGTAGTCGTAAGCGTCCTGGGGCACGGGTGTCTCCTCATTGGGTGTGCGTGCGGGCCGTCCGTGGTCTTACGCGCTCGCGCGGCCGAGGGAGCGGGGGGCGCCCGCCGGCTGCGGCCCCGCGCCCCCGCGCCGCACTCAGCGGAACCGGAAGGCCTTCATGAGCCGCAGGCTCGTGCTCATGAAGGCGGCGTACTTCTCGTCCGTCATGCCCAGCGAGGGCGCCATGGGCAGCAGCCGCTGCCGGGCCACGGTCTGGGCCTCGGTGTACTTGAGGATGCCCTCGGAGCCGTGGCGGCGGCCCAGGCCGGAGTCCTTCATGCCGCCCATGGGGGACTGGACGCTGCCGTAGGCGGGGGCGTAGCCCTCGTTGATGTTGACCGTGCCGGTGCGCAGGCGGGAGGCGATCTCCCGGCCGCGGCGGGCGTTCCGCGTCCAGACGGAGGCGTTGAGGCCGTACGGTGTGGCGTTGGTGCGCTCGACGGCCTCGTCGTCGGTCGTGAAGCGGTAGACGGAGACGACCGGACCGAAGGTCTCCTCCTCGCAGACGGCCATGGAGTCGACGACGCCGTCGAGGATGGTGGGTTCGAAGAAGTAGGGACCGATGTCGGGCCGGGCCACCCCGCCGGCGAGCACCTTCGCGCCCTTGGCGACGGCCTCCTCGACGTGCCGTTCGACGGTCTGCAACTGCCGCTCGCCGACCAGCGAGCCCATGTCGGCGCCGTAGGCGAGGGAGCCGCCGAGCCGCATGGCCCGGGTGCGGGCGGTGAAGCGCTCCAGGAAGGCGTCGGCGACGGAGTCGTGGACGTACAGCCGCTCGATGGAGATGCACAACTGGCCGGCGGAGGAGAAGCAGGCCCGGACGGCTCCGGCGGCGGCCTTCTCGATGTCGGCGTCGTCCAGCACCAGCATGGCGTTCTTGCCGCCCAGTTCGAGGGAGACGCCGATCAGGCGGGCGGCGGCGCCGACGGCGACCTCGCGGCCGGTGCGGGTGGAGCCGGTGAAGGAGACGTAGTCGGCGTGCCTGACCAGCTCCGGCCCGACGACCGGGCCCTCGCCGAGGACGACCTGGAAGACACCGTCGGGCAGCCCGGCCTCGACGAGCAGGTCACGCGCCCACAGCGCGGTGAGGCAGGTCTCCGTGTCCGGCTTCATCACCACGGCGTTGCCGGCCGCGAAGGCGGGCAGGGCGTCGCCGACGGACAGCTCCAGCGGATAGTTCCAGGGGGCGATCTGGCCCACGACCCCGCGTGGGTGCCGGAGTTCGGTGACCTGCGTCAGGGCCGGCACGGCGCCCGCGTGCCGCCTGGGGCGCAGATAGGCGGCGGCCCGGCGGCCGTAGTGGCGGGCGGCGACGGCGACGGCCTGCACCTCCTCGTGCGCGTGCAGGCGGGCCTTGCCGGTCTCAAGCTGGATCAGGTCGAGGACCTCGGCCTGCCGCTCCAGCACCAGGTCGTGGAAGCGGAGCAGGACGGC contains:
- a CDS encoding succinic semialdehyde dehydrogenase codes for the protein MTDTQAPDIAGTNPLAPAPEGARTAADVVTPELVAQLVKGVAGTGRTANHTPLTGERLADLPESTPDDVRGAFEAARAAQAVWAKVPVRQRAAVLLRFHDLVLERQAEVLDLIQLETGKARLHAHEEVQAVAVAARHYGRRAAAYLRPRRHAGAVPALTQVTELRHPRGVVGQIAPWNYPLELSVGDALPAFAAGNAVVMKPDTETCLTALWARDLLVEAGLPDGVFQVVLGEGPVVGPELVRHADYVSFTGSTRTGREVAVGAAARLIGVSLELGGKNAMLVLDDADIEKAAAGAVRACFSSAGQLCISIERLYVHDSVADAFLERFTARTRAMRLGGSLAYGADMGSLVGERQLQTVERHVEEAVAKGAKVLAGGVARPDIGPYFFEPTILDGVVDSMAVCEEETFGPVVSVYRFTTDDEAVERTNATPYGLNASVWTRNARRGREIASRLRTGTVNINEGYAPAYGSVQSPMGGMKDSGLGRRHGSEGILKYTEAQTVARQRLLPMAPSLGMTDEKYAAFMSTSLRLMKAFRFR